One Chthoniobacterales bacterium DNA segment encodes these proteins:
- a CDS encoding S8 family serine peptidase has protein sequence MPAGTQWADLPKVLPATAISPEKLTDAGDFYLTPGQSRVSLLRSATSTAVEFAPEVTTTAGLKKLRARRGVPLHTQIGEVRLRGGRRLQILRARNAAETMDTAKMLAEPAVSRAFPVLVDRKTHRRMILTDELLVRFAPHFTATQITAWARQNGMELVPSPTPNPLHVHCLRIKSARRADPLALCRRAAASGDVVWAQPNFVREIRRELEPANPFFPDQQALANTGQNHAVAGADVQATQAWDRTTGKASTVIAIIDDGVDLTHPALHIFTNPGESGDGKETNGIDDDGDGLIDDVHGWDFANNDNNPTPIGTNGHGTGCAGIAASSFGSGAPTAGIAPGCTILPVKIADDSGDFTTDQIIGDALLYAAHFADVLSNSWGGGSPSPYIEAALDYAATQGRSGKGCPSFFATGNAASTWYEGGGRARIFLNGFGGNYSIGFAYLQGAASGGENAVRVDNVCLLGSDGYTHLTAKLPDEDFEGDVPGWFVLSSFGVTSNWSLSFENALTGTGGFWSAVSPKLKAKQLAVLASPYVALTGQETLAFATSVSIPSDPDAGLYFVLLNASFQIIAGAGPLNGVPDVTTDTTYPASYASAIAVGASTDADLRSDYSEYGGKIDFVAPSNGGWNDIATLDPVGAVGWTAQDYKMNFGGTSAATPLAAGIAALMISENPSLTALEVRTLLHQTCDQIGGVAYDANGRNPLYGYGRVNARRAVGSALPILCIANATVAETAPGTDAVATFSLSLSDPAIREVTVDFSTLDATALAGINYDAANGAVTFPAGSTTQTLNVTVHGGILSRPSASFLVQLANVVSAELVSNPATGKIFAYDSDSDGMPNFWEAEQQLNSSDAADAALDDDGDGFTNAQEFLAGTDPHNTESRPGISQFFADASGFHIQFPTALDRFYKVEFTDDLTGSWQPLQSEIPGTGATLDVIDPSTMDTLTKRFYRVETRP, from the coding sequence GTGCCCGCTGGAACGCAGTGGGCGGATTTGCCAAAGGTGCTTCCGGCGACGGCGATCAGCCCGGAGAAACTAACTGATGCCGGAGATTTCTATCTCACTCCGGGCCAGAGCCGGGTGAGTTTGCTGCGCTCGGCCACCAGCACGGCGGTCGAATTTGCGCCGGAGGTCACCACGACTGCTGGTCTCAAGAAACTCCGCGCGCGCCGTGGCGTGCCGTTGCACACGCAGATCGGCGAGGTGCGGCTGCGGGGCGGGCGGCGGCTGCAAATCCTCCGGGCGCGCAACGCAGCGGAGACAATGGACACCGCAAAAATGCTCGCGGAGCCAGCGGTGAGCCGCGCGTTTCCCGTGCTGGTGGATCGCAAAACGCATCGGCGCATGATTCTGACCGATGAATTGCTCGTGCGTTTTGCGCCTCATTTCACTGCAACTCAAATCACCGCTTGGGCGCGCCAGAATGGAATGGAACTCGTCCCCAGCCCGACGCCGAATCCGCTCCATGTGCATTGTCTGCGGATCAAAAGCGCCCGTCGCGCCGATCCACTCGCGCTCTGCCGTCGGGCCGCCGCCTCGGGCGACGTGGTCTGGGCGCAGCCCAATTTTGTCCGCGAGATCCGACGCGAACTGGAGCCGGCGAATCCATTTTTCCCCGACCAGCAGGCGCTCGCCAACACGGGCCAGAATCACGCCGTCGCCGGAGCCGACGTGCAGGCGACCCAGGCTTGGGACCGGACGACGGGAAAGGCCTCGACCGTGATCGCGATCATCGACGACGGCGTCGATCTGACGCATCCGGCGCTGCACATTTTCACCAATCCCGGCGAGTCCGGCGACGGCAAGGAAACCAACGGCATCGACGACGATGGCGACGGTCTCATCGACGATGTGCACGGCTGGGACTTCGCGAACAATGATAACAATCCGACTCCCATCGGCACGAACGGCCACGGGACGGGTTGCGCTGGAATCGCTGCGTCGAGCTTTGGCTCCGGCGCGCCGACGGCTGGCATCGCGCCGGGTTGCACCATTCTCCCGGTGAAGATCGCGGACGACAGCGGCGATTTTACCACCGACCAGATCATTGGCGACGCGCTGCTTTACGCCGCGCATTTTGCCGATGTCCTGAGCAATAGCTGGGGCGGTGGCAGTCCGAGTCCCTACATTGAGGCCGCGCTCGACTACGCGGCGACTCAGGGCCGCAGCGGCAAGGGCTGCCCGTCGTTTTTCGCCACCGGCAACGCGGCGAGCACGTGGTATGAGGGCGGCGGGCGCGCGCGGATTTTCCTGAATGGCTTCGGCGGCAACTACTCCATCGGGTTTGCCTATTTGCAGGGCGCTGCGAGTGGCGGCGAAAACGCGGTGCGCGTGGACAATGTCTGCCTGCTCGGCAGCGACGGCTACACGCACCTGACCGCGAAGCTGCCGGACGAGGATTTCGAGGGCGATGTCCCCGGCTGGTTCGTGTTGAGCAGCTTCGGAGTCACGTCTAACTGGAGCCTGTCTTTTGAAAATGCGCTCACCGGCACGGGCGGTTTCTGGTCGGCGGTGTCGCCGAAGCTGAAGGCGAAACAGTTGGCCGTGCTGGCGAGCCCGTATGTGGCGTTGACCGGACAGGAAACGCTGGCGTTTGCGACGTCGGTTTCGATTCCATCGGACCCGGATGCCGGCCTCTATTTCGTCCTGTTGAATGCCAGTTTCCAGATCATCGCCGGGGCCGGGCCGCTCAATGGCGTGCCGGATGTCACCACCGACACGACCTATCCGGCGAGCTACGCGAGTGCCATCGCGGTCGGTGCCTCGACCGATGCGGACTTGCGGAGCGACTACAGCGAATACGGTGGAAAAATTGATTTCGTCGCCCCGAGCAACGGCGGTTGGAATGACATTGCCACGCTCGATCCGGTCGGCGCGGTGGGCTGGACGGCGCAGGATTACAAAATGAACTTCGGGGGCACGTCCGCCGCAACGCCGCTCGCTGCCGGGATCGCCGCGCTGATGATTTCGGAAAATCCGAGTCTGACCGCACTCGAAGTCCGCACGCTGCTGCACCAGACTTGCGACCAAATCGGCGGGGTCGCCTACGACGCCAACGGGAGAAATCCCCTCTACGGCTACGGCCGCGTGAACGCCCGGCGCGCCGTCGGTAGCGCACTTCCGATCCTGTGCATCGCCAACGCCACCGTCGCGGAAACCGCCCCCGGCACGGACGCGGTGGCCACGTTTTCCCTGAGTCTTTCCGATCCGGCGATCCGCGAGGTGACAGTCGATTTCTCGACTTTGGACGCGACGGCTTTGGCTGGAATCAACTACGACGCCGCGAATGGCGCGGTCACGTTTCCCGCCGGAAGCACGACGCAAACGCTGAACGTGACGGTGCATGGCGGAATCCTGAGCCGTCCGTCGGCGAGCTTTCTCGTGCAGCTTGCGAATGTCGTTTCCGCTGAGTTGGTGTCGAATCCGGCGACCGGAAAAATCTTCGCATACGACTCCGACTCCGATGGAATGCCGAACTTTTGGGAGGCGGAGCAGCAGTTAAACTCGAGTGACGCCGCCGATGCTGCGCTCGATGACGACGGCGACGGTTTCACCAACGCCCAGGAATTTCTCGCCGGCACCGACCCGCATAACACTGAAAGTCGTCCCGGGATCAGCCAGTTTTTCGCGGATGCGAGTGGCTTTCACATTCAGTTTCCGACCGCTCTGGATCGTTTTTACAAAGTGGAGTTTACCGACGATCTCACCGGTTCGTGGCAGCCGTTGCAGTCGGAGATTCCCGGCACCGGCGCCACGCTGGACGTGATCGATCCCTCCACAATGGACACGCTAACGAAGCGTTTTTACCGGGTCGAGACGCGGCCCTGA
- a CDS encoding DUF2277 domain-containing protein, translating to MCRNIKPLFNFAPPVTDDEVRAASLQFVRKITGFHYPSKANEAAFHAAVEEIAHLSGHLLSSLHPVAPPKDRAEEAAKAKARSAKRFAA from the coding sequence ATGTGCCGCAACATCAAACCGCTCTTTAACTTCGCACCGCCCGTCACCGACGACGAAGTCCGCGCCGCGTCCCTGCAATTCGTCCGCAAAATTACCGGCTTCCATTATCCCTCGAAAGCCAACGAAGCCGCCTTCCACGCCGCCGTCGAAGAAATCGCCCACCTCTCCGGCCACCTGCTCAGTAGCCTGCACCCCGTCGCCCCGCCCAAAGACCGCGCCGAAGAAGCCGCCAAAGCCAAAGCGCGTTCTGCAAAACGATTCGCCGCATAA
- a CDS encoding VOC family protein translates to MAKILGFHHTAIRSADFDRSIAFYTEVLGLQVKITWGAENERAAMIDAGDGNYIEVFERGAATVPSEATILHFALRTDDCSAMLETVRSAGAEITMEPKEITIASNIGPVPVKIAFFKGPDGEIVELFENAVL, encoded by the coding sequence ATGGCAAAAATCCTCGGCTTCCATCACACCGCCATCCGCTCCGCAGACTTCGACCGGAGCATCGCCTTCTACACCGAAGTGCTGGGCCTCCAAGTCAAGATCACCTGGGGGGCCGAGAACGAGCGCGCCGCCATGATCGACGCGGGCGATGGAAATTACATCGAAGTCTTCGAGCGCGGCGCGGCCACCGTCCCTTCGGAGGCCACCATCCTCCACTTTGCACTCCGCACGGACGATTGCTCGGCGATGCTGGAAACCGTGCGGTCGGCTGGGGCAGAAATCACCATGGAGCCCAAGGAAATCACCATCGCCTCGAACATCGGCCCGGTGCCGGTGAAAATCGCCTTCTTCAAAGGCCCCGACGGCGAAATCGTGGAGCTGTTTGAGAATGCCGTGCTGTAG
- a CDS encoding SLATT domain-containing protein has translation MSNIPLYAQGTYDRELNYKLWSTYKSRFNAASRLRKKHELSTRAVSLLSAYVMIFSLITTMLPQFSLGSTSQVILFISSALSIIILVVSQLEASQNYSVRAYTFHQSGLQIAELYKELRALKTRYGNEKGSDFLTSVENLSKRYDDILQRSDNHDDVDFACFRASKPNYDDHALSKWDVFYTHASLFTREYLFYYMCMAMPPLLFALFAYFTFPVSK, from the coding sequence ATGAGTAACATTCCACTTTACGCGCAAGGCACTTATGACCGTGAGCTTAATTATAAGCTTTGGTCCACTTACAAAAGCCGCTTCAACGCAGCTTCGCGACTCCGCAAGAAGCATGAGCTATCCACAAGGGCCGTATCACTCCTCTCGGCCTATGTGATGATCTTTTCTCTAATTACCACAATGCTGCCGCAGTTCTCATTAGGCAGCACTAGCCAGGTGATTCTTTTCATCAGTTCGGCTCTTTCGATCATCATTCTGGTAGTTAGTCAGCTTGAGGCATCGCAGAACTATAGCGTGCGTGCTTACACCTTTCATCAAAGCGGCCTCCAAATTGCAGAGTTATATAAAGAGCTTCGCGCATTGAAAACACGCTATGGTAATGAGAAGGGCTCCGATTTTCTGACGAGTGTAGAGAATCTCTCAAAGCGGTATGATGACATCCTGCAACGTTCCGATAATCACGACGATGTGGACTTCGCCTGCTTTCGGGCGTCCAAACCGAACTATGACGATCATGCTCTATCGAAGTGGGATGTCTTCTACACACATGCCAGCCTCTTCACCCGAGAATACCTCTTTTATTACATGTGTATGGCCATGCCTCCTCTACTATTCGCTCTCTTCGCATACTTTACTTTCCCTGTGAGTAAATAG
- a CDS encoding endonuclease, with translation MATKKQYAQIIVHIFKSHYSEGLTSLEFDREEIVQAASTLGLERPKNIGDVVYSFRFRQPFPEEIRSTAPAKKEWILRKIGNSRYRFVLAAQWTLKANPALSVIKVPDSTPGVISRYALGDEQALLAKLRYNRLVDIFTGITCYSLQNHLRTAVADIGQVEIDELYVGLDRRGCHYVLPIQAKGGRDRLSAVQIEQDIAACAEKFPLLICRPLAAQFMSDKVIALFEFEDTEAGVSVREERHYQLVPQEQLSTEELSRYREAAEARNLS, from the coding sequence ATGGCTACTAAAAAGCAATACGCTCAAATCATCGTCCACATATTTAAGTCACACTACAGCGAAGGTCTGACCTCACTGGAGTTTGATCGTGAAGAGATTGTTCAGGCTGCATCCACCCTTGGGTTGGAGAGACCGAAGAACATTGGTGATGTAGTTTACTCCTTTCGGTTCCGCCAACCTTTCCCTGAGGAAATCAGGTCAACTGCACCTGCTAAAAAGGAATGGATACTTAGAAAGATTGGTAACAGTCGTTATCGATTTGTGCTGGCAGCACAGTGGACATTAAAGGCCAATCCCGCTCTAAGTGTGATTAAAGTTCCAGATTCTACTCCAGGAGTTATTTCCCGCTACGCACTAGGAGACGAACAAGCTTTGCTGGCGAAGCTAAGATATAATCGGCTCGTCGATATCTTCACGGGCATCACTTGTTATTCCTTGCAGAACCATCTTCGGACTGCTGTCGCTGATATAGGACAAGTGGAAATTGATGAACTCTATGTAGGGTTGGATCGCAGGGGATGCCATTACGTTTTACCAATACAAGCCAAAGGTGGCCGAGATCGTCTCAGTGCAGTGCAAATAGAACAGGATATCGCAGCATGTGCTGAAAAATTTCCATTGCTCATTTGCCGTCCTTTAGCAGCACAATTTATGTCGGACAAAGTAATCGCGCTCTTTGAATTTGAAGATACGGAAGCCGGGGTGAGCGTTCGCGAAGAAAGGCATTATCAGCTTGTCCCTCAAGAGCAATTGTCCACAGAGGAGCTTAGTCGTTATCGAGAGGCGGCAGAGGCGCGCAACTTGTCTTGA
- a CDS encoding DNA methyltransferase, whose protein sequence is MIAMKSTAYVAPLRIQPALRSDSNRLEAGDRPAHDWYRFVLSYPPHLVRQYVERFGLGSKAVVLDPFCGTGTTVVECQKLGLRGVGIEAHPMAFFASNTKIDWSPDPDQMELAAARIAERSLEILEREGITDDPQPCLLRESSPAILLRHLSTDAAKLLLANSISPLPLHKTLVLLDCIDKSGKFVAHFRLALARSLVTTISNLHFGPEVGIGPAKDDAPVVSTWLSRICQMAHDIRLLKSLPKVAARVLHADARTAPSLLKSSSIDAIITSPPYPNEKDYTRTTRLESVILGFFHNRSTLRDLKRTMLRSNTRGVYKGDDDDRWVAQYPEIERIAQEIERRRIEMGKTSGFERLYARVTKLYFGGMARHFSELRPLLRPGAQLAYVVGDQASYLRVMIRTGQLLGSIAEQLGYEVINLDLFRTRLATATREQLREEVLVLQWNGKK, encoded by the coding sequence ATGATCGCGATGAAATCGACCGCTTACGTTGCCCCGCTCAGGATTCAGCCGGCGCTGCGGAGCGACTCCAATCGCCTTGAGGCAGGCGACCGTCCGGCGCACGATTGGTACAGGTTTGTGTTGTCCTATCCGCCGCATCTGGTGCGTCAGTACGTGGAGCGGTTCGGTCTGGGTAGTAAAGCAGTGGTGCTCGATCCTTTTTGCGGCACAGGAACAACGGTTGTTGAATGTCAAAAACTCGGACTGCGGGGCGTGGGAATTGAAGCGCATCCAATGGCTTTCTTCGCCAGCAACACAAAAATCGATTGGTCTCCTGATCCTGATCAAATGGAGTTAGCGGCTGCCAGAATCGCCGAGAGATCACTGGAAATACTCGAGCGAGAAGGAATCACGGACGATCCACAGCCTTGTTTGCTGCGGGAAAGTTCACCAGCAATCTTGCTCAGGCATTTATCGACTGATGCTGCGAAACTGTTACTGGCAAACTCCATTAGCCCTCTGCCGCTTCACAAGACTCTGGTGCTGCTCGACTGCATTGATAAGTCAGGCAAATTCGTAGCGCATTTTCGTCTGGCTCTGGCCCGCTCGTTAGTTACTACCATTAGCAATCTCCACTTTGGCCCAGAAGTAGGCATCGGACCGGCTAAAGATGATGCCCCCGTTGTATCCACCTGGCTTTCTCGAATTTGTCAGATGGCGCATGACATTCGCTTGCTTAAGTCGCTGCCCAAAGTGGCGGCACGCGTTCTTCATGCAGATGCACGCACCGCGCCCTCGTTGCTAAAATCATCTTCCATTGATGCGATCATTACTTCGCCTCCATATCCTAATGAAAAGGATTACACCCGAACCACACGACTCGAGAGTGTGATACTAGGATTCTTTCATAACCGCTCCACGTTGCGTGATCTTAAGCGCACCATGCTTCGCTCGAATACTCGGGGCGTCTATAAAGGAGACGATGATGATCGCTGGGTGGCTCAATATCCCGAGATAGAACGTATCGCTCAAGAGATAGAGCGGCGGCGGATTGAAATGGGAAAGACCAGTGGCTTTGAGCGACTCTATGCTCGTGTGACCAAACTTTACTTCGGAGGGATGGCCCGGCACTTTTCCGAGTTAAGGCCTCTTTTACGTCCCGGAGCTCAACTGGCGTATGTGGTCGGCGATCAAGCATCTTACTTGCGAGTGATGATTCGCACGGGCCAGTTGTTAGGCTCGATTGCAGAGCAACTTGGTTATGAGGTGATCAATCTGGATCTCTTCCGGACCCGTCTGGCCACTGCTACGAGGGAGCAACTTCGCGAGGAAGTCCTGGTGCTCCAATGGAATGGGAAAAAATAA
- a CDS encoding YqaA family protein, translating to MITSPDVVEHHLPKRNLVRRFYDWTMHWSETKYALPALFAISFAESSFFPIPPDVLLMAMCFSTPKKWWQYALWCTLASVLGGILGWAIGFYLWDMVKGFFFGHIPGFHEAAFNKMGAWLQQNGFWLIVAKGFTPIPYKLVTIAAGAFKYPLESLILASIFCRAGRFFLVAALIRYFGVKIRPFLEKYLDLVLFGMLILLVLGFVALKYLH from the coding sequence ATGATCACCTCACCCGACGTCGTCGAACATCATCTTCCGAAGCGCAACCTCGTCCGCCGGTTCTACGACTGGACCATGCACTGGTCGGAAACGAAATACGCCCTGCCTGCGCTCTTCGCCATCTCCTTTGCCGAGTCGTCGTTCTTCCCCATCCCGCCCGACGTGCTGCTCATGGCCATGTGCTTTTCCACGCCCAAGAAATGGTGGCAATACGCCCTCTGGTGCACGCTGGCTTCCGTCCTCGGCGGCATCCTCGGCTGGGCCATCGGCTTCTATCTCTGGGACATGGTGAAAGGATTTTTCTTCGGCCACATCCCCGGTTTCCACGAGGCTGCCTTCAACAAAATGGGTGCCTGGCTCCAGCAAAACGGCTTCTGGCTCATCGTCGCCAAAGGCTTCACCCCGATCCCCTACAAACTCGTCACCATCGCCGCCGGCGCCTTCAAATACCCGCTCGAATCGCTCATCCTCGCCTCCATCTTCTGCCGGGCCGGACGCTTCTTTCTCGTTGCCGCGCTCATCCGCTACTTTGGGGTCAAGATTCGTCCCTTTCTGGAGAAATACCTCGACCTCGTTCTCTTCGGCATGTTGATCCTGCTCGTCCTCGGCTTCGTCGCGCTGAAATACCTGCATTAG
- a CDS encoding universal stress protein, translated as MSSAANIFEDSAGALDSFDLATGEAGATVCASPMYRSIAAATTFSPRFHAVLGEAGRIAEYFRGELQLIHVGEETPEKKSRIADGLAQLKLAAETIIHWAPGDPATMICKLAAEFGCDLVVAGAVQGAADGGTGYRPFANDIARKLIAEAPFDLFLFLQPQETHQSLQCPAVLVDFSETSAEALRQTVQVAKMRGAEKVTAIQVLTTFDEHRLRSSGFQGNADERLDQFVLDSTPLDVPVETLCIRGNTGFAACEHLQSIGADLLVVPTGMPGKSDPVLSPSLDWLYQVIPCNLWVMRDKKARSS; from the coding sequence ATGTCTTCAGCAGCCAACATTTTTGAGGACAGCGCGGGTGCTTTGGATTCATTTGACTTGGCGACCGGCGAGGCTGGTGCGACCGTTTGCGCGTCTCCCATGTATCGCTCCATCGCCGCCGCAACGACTTTTTCGCCACGCTTCCACGCTGTTCTCGGCGAGGCTGGGCGGATTGCGGAATATTTCAGGGGCGAGTTGCAGTTGATTCACGTGGGCGAGGAGACGCCGGAGAAAAAGTCGCGCATTGCCGACGGCCTCGCGCAGTTGAAACTGGCGGCGGAAACGATCATCCATTGGGCCCCGGGCGATCCGGCGACGATGATTTGCAAGCTGGCGGCGGAGTTTGGCTGCGATCTGGTGGTGGCCGGCGCGGTGCAGGGAGCGGCGGACGGCGGCACGGGCTACCGGCCGTTTGCCAATGACATCGCGCGCAAGCTCATCGCCGAGGCGCCGTTCGATTTGTTTCTCTTTTTGCAGCCGCAGGAAACCCACCAATCGCTCCAGTGCCCGGCGGTGCTGGTGGATTTCAGCGAGACTTCTGCCGAGGCGTTGCGCCAGACCGTGCAAGTGGCGAAGATGCGCGGTGCGGAAAAAGTCACCGCAATCCAGGTGCTCACGACTTTCGACGAGCATCGTCTGCGCAGCTCCGGGTTCCAGGGAAATGCCGACGAGCGGCTCGATCAATTTGTCCTCGATTCCACGCCGCTCGATGTGCCGGTGGAGACGCTCTGCATTCGCGGAAACACCGGATTTGCCGCCTGCGAACATCTTCAGTCCATCGGTGCCGATCTGCTCGTGGTGCCCACCGGGATGCCGGGAAAATCGGACCCGGTGCTGAGCCCGAGCCTCGACTGGCTCTATCAAGTCATCCCCTGCAATCTGTGGGTGATGCGCGATAAAAAGGCACGGTCGAGTTAG
- a CDS encoding uracil-DNA glycosylase family protein, whose translation MSDLQELVESIRACTLCPKMIRPGVSGGAVFSKVISVGQAPGTKEPLAGKPFAWTAGKTLFKWFSESCGVDEEEFRRTVYMAAVCRCFPGKTKQGGDRVPDPLEIATCRRWLEGEFAILKPKLILPIGKLAIRQFLPESPLSETIGKSFRVDLPSGKVDVIPLPHPSGASPWHRMEPGKTLLQEALALIAKHPAWKNRV comes from the coding sequence CTTTGCCCGAAAATGATCCGCCCCGGCGTCTCCGGCGGCGCGGTTTTTTCCAAGGTGATCTCCGTCGGCCAGGCACCCGGAACGAAGGAGCCGCTAGCCGGCAAACCCTTCGCCTGGACGGCGGGCAAGACGTTGTTCAAGTGGTTCTCCGAGAGCTGCGGCGTGGACGAGGAGGAGTTTCGGCGGACGGTTTACATGGCGGCGGTCTGCCGTTGTTTTCCGGGCAAGACGAAGCAGGGTGGCGACCGCGTGCCCGATCCACTGGAAATCGCCACCTGCCGCCGCTGGCTGGAGGGCGAGTTCGCGATTCTAAAGCCGAAATTGATCCTCCCCATCGGCAAGCTGGCGATCCGGCAATTTCTCCCCGAGTCGCCGTTGTCCGAGACGATTGGGAAAAGTTTCCGGGTCGATCTGCCGAGCGGAAAGGTGGACGTGATCCCGCTGCCGCATCCGTCCGGCGCTTCGCCGTGGCATCGCATGGAGCCGGGCAAGACCTTGCTCCAAGAGGCGCTGGCTCTCATCGCGAAGCACCCGGCCTGGAAGAATCGAGTCTAA